A region from the Brassica napus cultivar Da-Ae chromosome C8, Da-Ae, whole genome shotgun sequence genome encodes:
- the LOC106434000 gene encoding agamous-like MADS-box protein AGL93, protein MRQETILRKAGELSTLCDNLICVIHYDRLGNLVKTWPEDESQVQVIAERYSKLTHEEKQKKSTNLSKFCNKKMHDEKKRFPIKFSQKVQELEGSLVGKLPLLQDILLREDQSIMSEQNHNFPNYSSVPDHQQQSESATSTEQDMSRGDVYDSAAATDQLLNHQSKYSIFLFNHENASFTQLPHSVSSSLQQTYYNNLSDNRALLGGQGFNFGFGNNNVSTALPEEQVNFGYYNNSLNFGYDFNNLCT, encoded by the coding sequence ATGAGACAAGAGACGATTCTGAGAAAAGCTGGCGAGCTCTCCACTCTCTGCGATAACCTAATTTGCGTTATCCATTACGATCGTCTCGGTAACCTCGTGAAAACTTGGCCCGAAGATGAGTCCCAAGTCCAAGTCATCGCCGAAAGATATAGCAAACTCACCCAcgaagagaaacaaaagaagagcACCAATCTTTCTAAGTTCTGTAACAAGAAGATGCACGACGAGAAGAAGAGATTTCCAATTAAATTCTCACAGAAAGTCCAAGAACTCGAAGGTTCCTTGGTGGGTAAGTTACCGCTATTACAAGACATACTTCTTCGTGAAGATCAGAGCATTATGTCCGAACAAAACCACAACTTTCCCAATTATTCTTCTGTTCCTGATCATCAACAACAGAGTGAATCAGCAACAAGTACCGAGCAAGACATGAGTCGTGGTGATGTTTACGACTCTGCCGCAGCAACTGATCAGTTGTTGAATCATCAGAGTAAATATTCAATCTTTCTGTTTAACCATGAAAACGCTAGTTTTACTCAATTGCCTCACTCTGTCTCCTCAAGCCTTCAGCAAACCTATTACAACAATCTCAGTGACAACAGGGCTTTGCTTGGGGGACAAGGCTTCAACTTTGGCTTTGGCAACAACAATGTCAGTACTGCTTTACCTGAGGAGCAAG